The Mesorhizobium sp. INR15 region ATCGACAAGGTGCAATCGGATTTGCGCAAACAGCTGGCCAATGTGCCGGGCATCGAGGCCTACATGCAGCCGGTGCAGAACCTGCGCCTGGGTTCGCGTCAGTCCGCCAGTGCCTACCAGCTGGTTGTACAGGGCCTCGATACAGGTGCCACCGACGTCTGGGCTCAGAAACTTTCGGATGCGATGGCGGCCGATCACAGCACTTTCGCCGATGTCACCAACGATCTGCAGAACAACGCGTTGCAGGCGTCGCTGGTGATCGACCGCGACAAGGCGGCGACGCTCGGCATTGACACCAATACGCTGCGCTCCAGCCTGTACGGCGGTTTTGGCACCCAGCAGGTGTCGACCATTTTCGGTTCCGCCGACAGCTATGAAGTCGTCATGGAACTCGATCCGAAGATCGAATGGTCGCCCGAGCGGATGCTGGCCATCCAGGTGCGGACTTCCAGCGGCAGCCTTGTGCCGCTCGGCGCCTTCGCTCGTGTCGACAGGACTGCCGGCGCGCTCACCATCAACCAGCTTGGCCAGCTTCCGGCGGTCACCATTTCCTACAATCTGCCGCAAGGCGTGGCGCTTGGCGACAGCGTGACGAAGATCAATGCGCTGAAGGAGAAGATCGGCCTGCCGCAAGCGATCTCGACCACCTTCGCCGGCACGGCCAAGACATTCCAGGATTCGCTGGCCAACCAGGGCATGCTGATCGGCGGCGCCATCCTGACCATCTATATCGTGCTCGGCATCCTCTATGAGAGCTTCATCCATCCGCTGACCATCCTGACCGGCCTGCCGTCGGCGGTGCTGGGTGCGCTGGTGGCGTTGCGCCTGGCCGGAATGGACCTGTCGGTCATTGCCGTGATCGGCATCCTGATGCTGATCGGCATCGTCAAGAAGAACGGCATCATGATGATCGACGTCGCGCTGGAATTGCGACGGGAAGGCATGTCGCCGATCGAGTCCATCCACAAAGCCTGCATCATGCGGTTCCGCCCGATCATGATGACGACGCTCGCCGCGCTGATGGGCACGATCCCGATCGCGCTCGGCACCGGCGCAAGCGCTGAACTGCGCCAGCCGCTTGGCGTGGCGGTGGTCGGCGGTCTCATCGCATCGCAGGCGCTGACGCTGTTCGTGACGCCGGTGATCTATGTCTACATGGAGAATTTCTCCGGCTGGCTGGTCGGCCTGTGGTCGAAGCGCAAGGGCACGCCTGCCCCGGACGATAGCGTCGGCCAACTGTCGCTCTTCAAGCCTCGCGAAGAGGTGTCGCCGGAACCGCAGCGCGCCGCCGCCGAGTAGGCGCGGGGCCAGCGCCGTGTCGCTGGCCCAAGGCGTTGCGCTTGCGGCCAACGGACGGCAATCGTAGTTTGCCGCCATGTCACACGATCACGATCATAACCACGACAATGAACTCGACCCGTTCGCCGCGCGCGTCCGTGCGCTCGAAACCATCCTCACCCAGAAAGGGCTGATCGATCCGGCGGCCATCGACGTCATCGTCGATACCTATGAGACCAGGATCGGTCCGCGCAATGGCGCCAGGGTGGTGGCCAAAGCCTGGGCCGATGCTGATTTCGCCGACTGGCTGAGACGCGACGCGACGGCGGCGATCGGTTCGCTTGGCTATACCGGCCGGCAAGGCGAGCACATGCAGGCGGTGTTCAACACGCCGGACACGCATAACCTCGTCGTCTGCACCTTGTGCTCCTGCTATCCATGGTCGGTGCTCGGGCTCCCGCCGGTCTGGTACAAGGCG contains the following coding sequences:
- the nthA gene encoding nitrile hydratase subunit alpha, translated to MSHDHDHNHDNELDPFAARVRALETILTQKGLIDPAAIDVIVDTYETRIGPRNGARVVAKAWADADFADWLRRDATAAIGSLGYTGRQGEHMQAVFNTPDTHNLVVCTLCSCYPWSVLGLPPVWYKAPPYRSRAVIDPRGVLEEFGLMLPADRKIRVWDSTAELRYLVVPMRPDGTVGWSEERLADLVSRDAMIGTGLARQPA